In Sulfitobacter sp. W027, a single window of DNA contains:
- a CDS encoding rhomboid family intramembrane serine protease, whose protein sequence is MFPIRDHNPSGRTPYVTYALMAVNIGVFLSYLSLMADERALGEFYYTYALLPARLTHGEGYFGLITSQFLHGGWMHLAGNMLFLWIFGDNVEDEMGRGRYLLFYLACGIAAGLGQVVTEPLSWVPMVGASGAIAGVMGGYLLLFPRAKVDILVIFIVFFRIFAIPAWIMLGLWFGMQFIGGIGATPGTGGVAYWAHAGGFIAGLVLALPLWLRRGGFAFWRQTDGHPPHAAAKYDLRESRIPKVGRK, encoded by the coding sequence ATGTTCCCGATCCGCGATCATAACCCCTCGGGCCGCACGCCCTATGTCACCTACGCGCTGATGGCGGTGAACATCGGGGTGTTCCTGTCCTATCTGTCGCTGATGGCGGACGAGCGTGCCTTAGGGGAGTTCTATTACACCTACGCCCTGCTGCCCGCGCGGCTGACCCATGGGGAGGGGTATTTCGGCCTCATTACCTCGCAATTCTTGCATGGTGGCTGGATGCACCTGGCCGGTAACATGCTGTTTCTGTGGATCTTTGGCGACAATGTCGAAGATGAGATGGGCCGTGGGCGCTATCTGCTTTTCTACCTCGCCTGCGGCATCGCGGCGGGTCTGGGCCAAGTCGTGACGGAGCCGCTCTCGTGGGTGCCCATGGTCGGGGCCTCGGGCGCGATTGCCGGCGTCATGGGGGGCTATCTGCTGCTGTTCCCCCGTGCCAAAGTGGATATTCTGGTGATTTTTATCGTGTTTTTCCGCATCTTCGCGATCCCCGCGTGGATCATGCTGGGCCTGTGGTTCGGCATGCAGTTCATTGGCGGCATCGGCGCCACACCCGGCACTGGAGGCGTGGCCTATTGGGCCCATGCGGGCGGATTCATCGCGGGGCTGGTTCTGGCCCTGCCGCTTTGGCTGCGCCGGGGCGGTTTTGCCTTTTGGCGACAGACCGACGGCCACCCGCCCCATGCCGCGGCAAAATACGACCTGCGCGAAAGTCGCATTCCCAAGGTAGGACGCAAATGA
- a CDS encoding GFA family protein: protein MTETSETRRASCHCGAVVIEALFPRGLASASRCTCSFCRRRAAATVTALAETVTVLKGAENLTLYTWGTHTAQHYFCKTCGIYTHHRRRSNPDECGVNLGAIDGVSPWEMEPLPYSDGINHPSDRKGD, encoded by the coding sequence ATGACCGAAACCTCAGAAACCCGCCGCGCCTCCTGTCACTGCGGGGCCGTGGTGATCGAAGCGCTGTTTCCGCGCGGTCTGGCCTCGGCCTCGCGCTGCACCTGTTCCTTCTGTCGCCGTCGCGCAGCGGCCACAGTGACGGCACTGGCCGAGACGGTGACCGTGTTGAAAGGAGCCGAGAACCTTACGCTCTACACTTGGGGCACGCATACCGCGCAGCACTATTTCTGTAAGACCTGCGGCATCTACACCCACCACCGCCGCCGCTCGAACCCGGATGAATGCGGCGTGAACCTCGGCGCGATTGACGGGGTGTCGCCATGGGAGATGGAACCGCTGCCCTATAGCGACGGCATCAACCACCCATCGGACCGCAAGGGCGACTAG
- a CDS encoding DUF2235 domain-containing protein, which produces MPQSQPSKTLFQRLFGRLWRRPATDFGPRRGAVTHVIILDGTMSSLDRGSETNAGLAYGLCREMGSALSIYYEPGLQWRDWRSARDVVMGRGINRQIRRAYGYLASRYRPGDRIFLMGYSRGGYAVRSLAGVIDRVGLLRAEVATERNIRDVYRHYEAQTLSKAGALFAKANCHPQVEIEAIGVWDTVKSLGLNAPLFWRLSQPLHMFHNHDLSGIVKNGFQALALNESRVSYAPVMWTTPEGYTGRLEQVWFPGTHGDIGGQLGGHEAARPLANIPLVWLLSRMEDSGLPLPEGWAERFEQDPTAPSIGQWRGYGKMLVTRRRRVVGADPSERLHESVDQRRAQGEPQPGLLARMQGVISSL; this is translated from the coding sequence GTGCCGCAATCGCAGCCGAGTAAAACCCTGTTTCAACGGTTGTTCGGGCGGCTCTGGCGGCGGCCTGCGACTGACTTCGGCCCGCGCCGGGGGGCGGTGACCCATGTCATCATCCTTGATGGCACCATGTCCTCGCTCGACCGGGGGAGCGAGACCAATGCGGGCCTTGCCTATGGCCTTTGCCGCGAGATGGGCAGCGCCCTGTCGATCTATTATGAGCCGGGCCTGCAGTGGCGCGACTGGCGCAGCGCGCGCGATGTGGTGATGGGCCGTGGCATCAACCGACAGATCCGCCGCGCCTATGGCTATCTCGCCTCGCGCTACCGACCCGGAGATCGGATTTTCCTGATGGGCTATTCGCGTGGCGGCTATGCCGTGCGCTCGCTCGCCGGGGTGATCGACCGGGTGGGCCTCCTGCGTGCCGAGGTCGCGACAGAGCGTAACATCCGCGATGTCTACCGCCATTACGAAGCACAAACCTTGAGCAAAGCCGGGGCGCTATTTGCCAAGGCCAATTGCCACCCGCAGGTCGAGATTGAGGCGATTGGCGTCTGGGACACGGTGAAATCGCTTGGCCTGAATGCACCGCTCTTTTGGCGGCTGTCCCAACCGCTGCATATGTTCCACAACCATGATCTGAGCGGTATCGTGAAGAACGGGTTTCAGGCGCTGGCGCTGAACGAATCCCGTGTCTCCTATGCGCCGGTGATGTGGACCACGCCCGAAGGCTACACCGGGCGGTTGGAGCAGGTCTGGTTCCCCGGCACCCATGGCGACATCGGCGGGCAGTTGGGCGGCCATGAGGCGGCTCGGCCCTTGGCCAATATCCCACTGGTCTGGCTGCTGTCGCGGATGGAGGACAGCGGTCTGCCGCTGCCCGAAGGATGGGCTGAGCGGTTTGAACAAGACCCCACAGCGCCCTCCATTGGTCAATGGCGCGGCTATGGGAAAATGCTGGTGACCCGCCGCCGCCGAGTGGTGGGGGCCGACCCGTCAGAACGGCTGCACGAAAGCGTGGATCAGCGCCGCGCACAGGGCGAGCCGCAGCCGGGGCTTCTGGCGCGGATGCAGGGGGTGATCTCTAGCCTCTAG